DNA from Elaeis guineensis isolate ETL-2024a chromosome 2, EG11, whole genome shotgun sequence:
TTTATTACCTTAACTAGGTCCACGTAGAAATCCAACATAGGAGATCTATAAAGGAATTTGGTGGTTGTCTATTATGTTTGAAAAAATTGGAAAGGTGAGCACCCTATTGATCCATTGCTGCTGCTTCCTAAAAATTTCCTAAAGTAGATTTAAGAAGGAATTTTATGGTCACACATTGCTCTCGAGTGACTGTTAGATCCTACTTTAAACAAAAGTTGCAAAGTTGAACCATCATTAGTAGAAATCCACTCAAATTAACTTTTCTGTGAATTATAATATGTAGACAGGAGTAGCCACAAAAACAATTTCCTGACCTACTTGCAAAGAATATAGTGTTCTTTTGATTTCCAAACATCTTATAAAGCTCACTTTTATCTGAACCAAGATTCGAAGATCAAGCATATCACCATACACATGAAATCTTTTGTTTTGTTCATGCAAGaagtagaaaaatcaaaaataggAAAGACGAGCAGTCAACTCTTTCAGGAGCAACTTCctaagagaaaagagagggaaagagaagtTCAGGGCAGCTGACAGAATAAAAGagaatggagagagagagagagagagagttagagATACTTTAGGAATTACGAATTCTTCAAATAAATCTTATTTCATCATTAGACATACACAAATGGCTAATAAATGCAGTAGgaaattatcatatttgtttCTCAAAACTATCTTCATCCAAAGATTTCAATTAGATTCCCCAAACTTAGTACTAAATTCTTTgcatttccttttttttctttttttacatgGACTCTTAGACATCCCAGTGGTGAGGGATATTATTTAAGACCACCTAAGTAGGGGACATCACCAGTTGCCTCGGTGGCTCAAAACACAGCTACATTCAATTAATGCAAACCACCACAGTCAGATAGCATTAAATAATTTGAACAGACCCATATCATATGTAAAATATCAACAATTATTcaatttcccttttttttttgttgttcaaATAATTTTACATATTATATCATGCAACGGTCACATTAACTTCATACTGTGACctcagtaaaaaataaaaaataaaaatcaaagtattaaatgtgatttttatttaaaatttttggggtagCATAGTTTACACATATGACGACTGTTTCTTCGGCATTTTCCGTATAGAAAGGCGACTTGCACAGGCTATTTGACACCTGTTCTAATGAACAAAATAAGGTGAGGTGATTACCGGTAGTGGACATCACTCATTCAGTTAGAAAAGCTAGGGAATCAAAGACATGCACCCTCGAGAAAAACAAATATATGCCCAACGGCAACCCAAAATGAGAATCTTGATAAAGGAACGATAAAACACAAAAAGCCAAAAAGCACTCCAAGAAACCTAGACTAAATTGAAAGCAGACAAGTGCTATCAATTAAACTATTCGCTAACAGTCCATTTTGCAGAAAAAGGGCAAGCATTCATCATCGAGGAAGCTATTGCTAACAGGTGAAGCCTCGTACCAGCGAGGAGAAGGTGCACAGGAGGTCTCAGTTCTTCCCTTTCCCCTTCAGGTCCGAATGCCGGTAGCCATCCCCATAGCAGAGTTGCAGGCGGCCATCAAATCCAGCAGAGAACTGGTTCTCCGTGGAGGTGGCAGCCGCAGCTGAAGCAGCAGAACTAAAGAAGAAGGGCAGGTTCGATCCGTCTACCGGAGAAGAGAGCCTCTGGAGGTGGTGGTGAGGCAACTGAGAAGGTGAATTGGACTGAAGGGTCCCCCTGTTGAAACCTGCAAGACCTGGAGAGATGGGGAAGTTGAGGTTATAGTCTCCCGGCCCCGGTGGCATGGCTGAGGCGGGCATGAGATGGTCCTGCAGGAAATAGAACTGCTGCATCTCCGGATGGTCTCCTGCTCCCGCTGCTGTGGCGGCAATGTTGAGCGGCGCCATTCCCATGGGAGAGCTGTTCCCAAAGTGGGCTTGGGATGAGAACCCTGATGGCAGCTGGTGGGACTTCTGTGCCTGGGGAAAGAGACCTGCTTGGCTGAAGTAGTCGGCAGTCGTGGTGACAGCCGGCAGGTGCTGCATTTGCTTCTGGAGACGATTAACGCTGGAATTCGCCTGTGCGGTGGCGACGTCAGCGCCATTGGTGCTGCTGCCGCCAGTGAGAAGCTCAGTGAAGGAGGTCTGAGAGTTGAGGCAAGGGTTCACATTCTGGTGATGAGAGATGGCGACATGGCCGTCGTCTCGGTCTTTCTCCTTGTCCTTCACCCTTTCCCGGGCGCGGTCACGCGCCTTGGCACGGATCTCGGAGCGGGAGAGGGAGAGGACCGACCCCTTGCTCGTTTCGGAGTTGCTGCTGCAGCCGGACTTGGAGAGCGAAAGATGCTGCTGCTGGTtgtagccgggctccgcctccgcatCAGGCTCGTCCTGCGGTGGCTTTTCTTCGGGGTGATGAGGTTTTGGAACCTCCGGGAAGGTGCCGTCGAGAACCGGGAGCTCATCGATTGCGGCAGCAGCGGCTTTGATCAGCCACTCGATGGCCTTGCTGGGCTGGTCGTAGCCGAGGCGGTCCTGGAGGTCGTAGAACTGGATAGCGGTGGAGACCGAGAGGCGGACCCTCCGGTCCCGGAGGCCCTTGGCGGTGTACACCTTGCTGTGGCGGTCCTTACCGCCGGAGGTCCGAGACACTCTAAAGATCCTGGAGGAAGGGTGGTGCCAAGACATGACGCGGCTCTCGGCGGCGGTGGCCCCACCACCCCTCACTTCTCCATCGTCGTCGTCATCGTCATGGTGCTGCATCTTGCGGCCTATCTTGGCCGCCTGGCTGCTGCTGATGGCGGTGCCGTTTCCAACCCGGGATCGTTTGCATGCGTGGTTCTCCTCCATCTCCATCCCGCTTTCATGCCTCTCGCCGAGACGGGGTGGGTGGGTTGCGCTCGTCCTTATCACCTCCGCGCTCGCTCCGTCCTTATCCCAAGATCTCGTTTTGGTAAAGGGGAGAGACTGTGGCAGGGAGCTGAGCTGGGCTCCGGCTAGGGTTTCTAGGAGTCGGTGGGGCTGTCCTTTAGCATTGATGACGAATTCACACTGCACTACTGGTGGATGggataaaagagagaaaaaaggaaaTAGCAAacaagagagagacagagagaaaaaagaaagaacctTTGGACGCTGGAGAGGGCGTTGGTGGCCGGAGATGTCAGCTCTTAGCCTCAGCTTTTCCACAGCGATATCATAACAACATCTAGAGAGAAGCGCTGGTCTCCACTACCTCTCTCTTTCCATCCTTTCACTACTTGCTCCCCAGGCGGACAGAGATCAGCACTGCCGCCTGTACGcactgcagcagcagcagcagcagcagcggaAACAGGCCTCGAATTCGGACGGTTTTTGAAGCCAGTCCCTCTACATAAAAATACAAACACAAAAGCAGCCAGCGCCTTTAATCCTCGCAGCTTTAAAGCCGAACGACCACGACCCCAAAACCACAAAAAGGCAAAATACAGAAAACAAGACGAGCAACTCTAACCTCTAAACTTGCTCGGTTAAAGAAACCCTACTCAAATCTCAGTCCCAAACTCCCCTTCTCGTCCTTCAATTCTTATACTAcagaagaaaaaaacaaaaaagaaaaaagcaactCACCTTGACAGCACAAAAGTTCTAATCTTTCCTTGCCGCTTCGATCCAAGTCTTCAGCTTTCAGATCTATAATCTGCTATCCTTTTCCTCTCCGGATCTGTGGCTCCACTCAAGAAACCAAGAATTCGAGCTTCTTGAGACACCACGATGATTGTTTCTCTACCGATTGGACGCAAACGAGCTCCGAACCAGCTGCATTCCTCAGAAAAGGACCTCGATCGCTCCGCCACCCAGCGCCGCGCTTGTGCGCCCCAGATTCCGCGCACGAATGCCGGCCTCGTGCCTCCCTCGGCTCCACCTCCCACAGCGACCCCCTCCGAATGAAGCCACCACACAAGATCCCCCGGCCGGCCGCCCGGCCCCCTCGCTACGCACGCTTCGGACAAGCCACCGCCATTAGTGGACCTCGATCCCTTCCTCCCCGCCGCTCCATGATCCCCTTGAGAAAAACCTAAGAAACCGGAGAGAACGAGCCAGCGAAAACAACGAGCGCTTGGAGCTTTgcaagagaagaggagaggagggggaatCGGAGAGGAGAGATTTTTAGGAGTAGATTAATATATCCGAGAGGAGGACGAGCTGGTGGTTCGATGCCCTAGGCGTTCCCATTCGAGCAATCACCGAGCTTATCGGGAAAGGTCAGACACCCCGCCGTCCCCCCTCTCCCCACCTTTTTATAGTGGAATCCCCTCAATGTTGCCCCTTCTTTTCCCTCCTATTCACTTAATTGCCCTCCATTTCCTTGccatcccctcccccctcctcgcACAGCCTACACCGCTTTATCCCACTCCTAACTCGCCACGAGACAACGGATAATATAAGTTTCGGCTTTTGTTGGACGAAAATCGTGTTTGGCGTGTCGGTGTTGGTAATATGGAAGTGAGGGAACCGGACGGGTGTGATGGGTTTGGGATTGGGGCTGCAGTTTGACGGAATTACGAATTTGGCCCTCTTCTTCTACTGTAgatttttcttcctccttttctcgtGTACAACGCCGGACGGGGTTTGTATTTTTCGTGCGAAACAAGGATTTGCGTTCCTTCGcgcgaatccaccgttggattTCGCAATACTCGCTTTGATAGCTGTGCAAGTGTCGAATAAATCCTTTCAGAGTGCTTTACGATCTATGTGCAGCTCAATCCAACGGTCGTGATCGCGAAATAAGATCGATCATTATTTGGCATGAAATATACAACCCGAGCCGGGTATTGTGCCAGTCTACCACTGCCGGCTGTAGGGTTGCAGCGTAGGGGCATGGGTTCAGATGGTTAAAAATTAGGAAtagtatttgattaataaaatacttGTATTAATTATGTACTTAAGTCAGTGTCGTTAGTTTTTGCCCATTTGGGAGTGCAGCAAAGCCACTTGAGCTAATCCACAGTAAGCCTTTGGGTGGGCAGAGTAATGGCAACCAATGAATCATAAATAATTCCATAAGAGGACTGTGATACTGCTAGATTATAAGATATTTATATGCACTTGAAATGAGATGAATAAATGCTACAAATATTTGGTAAAAAATTGACTGCCACAATATTTGAGGACCTGTTTGAGAATATCATGCCAATTCTGGGAAGTtgtgtggagagagagagagagaaggaaaataGTGCAAGATAGAGAGGGAGAGCACAGGATGTCTTGGTCGAGTGACAAAGTCGGCTATCTAGTTTACCAGCCAACAATGCACGGCACCTCCCCCTTGCTCCCTATATTTTTCtgctataaaatatatttttttattatatctatACATGTTGCGTCCCTATTTATTTCTACTCTTTTCCTACATACTCTATATCTCGTATTTTATAtttgtctattttttttaatttttctcccgcttttaaaaaaaatagcagaGAATAAgggatcatttttttttggatattgaaGATAATTAATTATATGCTTCTATCTTTCaaaattttctataattttatattaatttttttatattatgtcaaatatttttttgatcttggCAAAGTTAAatcgagctttttttttttttttgataaattttaagttaaaatacTATTATCTTTCTgtaaaattttttgtgcatcgtGCACGGTACGCAAATATGTGCACGTATGCAGTGATTAGCTCACATATAGagttagtgaaaaaaaaaaattttcgtatGCTGTCCGATCCCATGCATAAACCAATCATCATGTACGATGCACACGGTCCATACCATGTGCGGTGTATAAAACCTTTTTCTTGCGCTCCATATAGGCATCACTCCTTTTGGAGgataaaaaaatcatatcaatgaatgatattctcatgtgaATTTATTATTATGATAATTACTCTTTGACCAACTTCACTGGTTCTTGCATTCTAATATTtatgttataatatatatatacagagagagagggagagagagagaaaatttgacCTTCCTCTAAAATCGATATTTTAGTAAGTTGTGTATACCTAACCATATTAAACATCATCATGCACAGGAAAAAAAGTTATATTCCATTCAATAATATCTCAGTCTATAcatacaagagaaaatatctgaaataaaatttattattttaaaaaatcatatatatctaACTATTCTAAAGGTCACCATCATGTTCCTTTCAGAAACATTTTCCTCTACACAAGTAGAGAAAAaacaaaattcaaaataaattaggTGATTTTGTGAAGcaatgtatatctaaatatgttAGGAATTATCACACGTAGGAGAAATATATATTTTAGGTGGCCCTTTTTAATTATTTAAGAAAAAGTTGTTGTAACAAAGaatcaaatttagattattttgttaaaaaaatattaattgttTAGAGTCCaaccataaataaaaaaattcaagagaattTTTCCTCCTGCATACAAAGATAAAAAAGACTTGAAATAAACTTTATGATTTTATGAAACCACATATATTTAAATATGTTACAAATCACCgtacatgagaaaaaattattttagaaaaccACATTTTTTTTAGGAACATTTCTGTCCATGCACTTAGACTcgaggactcttcttaattattttagaaaaaaattgaattaaaagttattttaaaaAGTCGTTAAATAATTCTAtgcacaaagaaagaaaaaattccaaaaaaaaaatcaaaataagtttgaatttgaggggactcttcttcttcttgattactttacaaaaaaatattgtaagaaaaattaaatttaaataattttaagaaaaaattattagttgTTTAGAATCTAtgcacaaaaaaataaattttgaaaaattttctccacTAAAAAGGTTAAAAAATTGAAGTATGCTTTTATGATTTTAGGAAGTCGTCTGTATCCAAATATATCAGAAATtagcaaaaaatattttagaaagctTTGTTCCTTTTAGGGATATTTCCTCCCATGCATATAAAGGAaaaaaactcaaaataaattttgtaagACTATTcctaattattttagaaaaaaattgaatttatATTGTTTTAGGAAAAGATTATTGGATGTTTAGAGCCCATATatacacaaaaaaaaatgaattaaaaaaaatctccatGCACACGAAGGGACTCTACTTAATTATTTAGAGAAAATTCTAATTTAAAGTTATTGTAGAAAGTGTTTAAATAATTCCATGTACATGAAAGGAtacattttcaaaaaaaaaaaatttcaaaacaaGTTCAAATTTAAGTGGAATTcttcttaattattttaaaaaaatattgacagtTTAAAGTCAAcgtaccaaaaaaataaatttaataaatttttttctactagaggaaaaaaattctttcaagaaTATTTCCTTCATCCACAAATTACATATTCTTTTATTATATAACTTGATATTTATAATTTCATTATCCTCCTAGGTGTCATATGTACTCCATTAAATACTCCTAATAGAATAATAGATGCACTATAAAgctatcaaataacttcttaccATATAGGGATCTAAAGACTAAGATCTTTTTCCACAAATATTTTTTGTGTTACTCTATGGTTAACTAAAATGACTATAAATTTAGACCACTAAAAATTTTGTGCATCATAAGTCTATtgaagtagatttttttttttaaatgaagtaattatttcaattacattaataatattatattccaAAAAAGtgtatttatgcatgcatgatcttCTAGCTCTATCCCcacttatatcaaaaatattgccATCTTACTATTATGATTGTTCAACCAAGTCCTTAGAATAtatttatatgtgtgtgtgtgtaaaaattattttcttgatgaGGATACATATATAATAATGCATACTTGAAATTATATGATGACAATATATGTTGGTTTCTCAACAAAAATTGAATATAGTTGTTGACTTTTGGAATGTATACCATATATGCTATTTAAGAAACCAATGATTTGAAGGATAGATATTAAAATAACCATGCTTAAATTTTGTTTTACAAATTGATTTTAAAACTATGAATAATATAATTAGATTCTAACTCTGGGTTCACAATCATATTAGACAATAGAGTATATTCCATGCTTGTCCTTTTTTTTAGGTAGAATGcttgttatttttaaaatttcttagCATGATCTACATGCTATGAGTAAATGATGTTCAGTTCTCCGAGCAAAATCTTGAATTGACATGATGGACTATCAATAGTAATAAATCATCTGCAATATAACTTATAGGTTCTCTGTTGTTGAACTTAATAAATTCATGAGTCAGACTTAAGCCATGTCTCCGAATGATTCGGATCTAATTGATCAACTCAATAACTCATGAATGTTAaaacaaataataaatataaagttAAGCTGCTAAAATTTATGCCAATAGATATATCACCTAGAAATCACAAAAAATggtctttttgaaaattttgtgtGCTTCACTATTGATTATGCATGGAAATATATGTAGCTATGCAGTATAGCAATCAAAACACTAGAAGATTCCGTggaatcaaaattttagaaatataaaaataaaaaaatagtatgaATAATACATTCTTGATGCATTAAGTCCAAATTATTCAAAAATGAAGTTAATTAACTAAGGCAAATTTTTGTTCAACTTTGACAGATCATTTGAGTCATAATTGATCTACTTGAGTTGATGTTTCTTTACTTGCGAATTGGAGGTTAGCTTCATGGTTGCACCTTTTCTAAATATATCCATCCATCCAAGTCATATTAAAACTTGATTCTAAGCTTAAAAAATAACTTGACCAAGCCAAATCATGAATTAACTCACTGATCAGTTTTCCAACCTTGCTTGGTAAAATTTGTTAGGCTAAAGAAAAAGTCTAGGTGAGCTTTTCTTTCCACTTTAAACCAAGAAGCATGGAGTGACTGGGATGGATTGCACAGtccactaaaaatattttaatcagtcAAGCAATTGCTTATAATTAAGAATTTCCTACAACTAAGGTTATGGAGGATCAACACTCCTTCTAAACTTAAACTAATGTTCTATTTGTGCATCtactcttctcctcttctctatatatatatatactaatcCCAATTCTCATAGGTTAATTTATTTGGAAGATTCAATACTCACATGCTCTCCACCCCAACAACATGGCTTGATGGATTTCCTCTTGCGAACTCTTACGTATCCTGCTAAGATGAACTCAACCCACCACCCTCTGGCTTTACGCATGAAGTGCACATGTACACATATCAAGACAAGAGCCAGTAGTACCCCATAAACCACCACTTTCTCActgccaaaaaataaaaataaaaaaaaggatcgGCGCATGGTAGGTTCCTTTATTGCCACCTTTTCTCCTACTCTATCAACCAGTCTGTCTCAAAAAGCATCATGAacataaacatacatacatatatacacacacatgcatgcatgcatgtatatatgtatgcatgtatgtatagaaagagagagagagattggtgtTGAGCCTTGTAGTGAAGTAGAAGAGGCATGTTACCTTCCTCGGTGGCCGTAGTAAAAAGCTAGGGGGCACAACTGCACAAGCATTGCATCCCCTTAAATTTGGTAGCTGACAATTACCCCCACCCATGTCATGtatgaaagagagcaaagcaCACTTCACGTCCGATCACGAGCTGTAGTAGTTAgaaaaaaatacatactttgtcGCCATAAAATAAGGTTGAGGCTTTTGACGTATGTGCATATGCCACTGTGTGAGCTCTAAAACAACCAAATAATTTCTGTACAATGATGGAGATTTTGAGAGGACACTATACGTGTCTCTCTGTCTCCCCTTCTTTATTCATGAACCCTCCCTTTGGGTGGCCGTTGGGGCCATGGCACTTAAAGAATCAGCGATACCAAGGCCTTTTGTTCCCATTGTGGCCGATGCTCTCCTCACCCAAGGCTTGAGGGGCGGATCCCACACCATAATTGTGTACTTTCCCGCCACGTTAAAGCCGGTGTACAGTGGGCAAGGCAGGGTGTGCTGCTGGCATGCAATGACCCTAGACGCTGTCCCACGCATAAAACAGTAGGATCCACTGTTCCCCTGTGCTCGTATCCTCCTCTTGCATCTAATGATCCTATCTTTTTACATGAGGTTATTTGCTTCATTTCAGGGTGATCGATCTGATATTTAGTATGTGCCATGTGTGTGGTGAGTTGTGATACTGTCTCCACTTATTTCTTTAGCTGATGAGGATCCAAATCTTAAAATATGATGTCTTTTTGCTAGTGTCGCTGTAGACTCTCGGTTTGAGTTGGAGCGGTTGGAGTAAACCACAATCTGATGAGAGCGACGGTTGTCGGATctgcaataaaaaaatttttgacggaGAACGACTCTAATGAAGATCCTCCAACACTTAAGTCGGTAATTCGAAACAAAGGAAAAAAGATGCGTGAGAGTTTTTTTTATCTTACATACCTCTAAGGATCCTCCAATTACCTTTATTTATAGACGAAGATCGGAGCTATTCAGGCCATTAGATGTGCTCTTTCTCCAATTTTTCTGGATCTGGTATCGTCAATTCCCAATAGCCCAACTCGACAAATATGTAGGTGTCTTCGGTCAAACATCCTCCGGACCGGTGACCGAAGCAAAATTAGCCGAGATGGAGGTCGACGGATGGCACTCAGGTCGGTGGCCGAC
Protein-coding regions in this window:
- the LOC105059374 gene encoding transcription factor TCP2 translates to MEMEENHACKRSRVGNGTAISSSQAAKIGRKMQHHDDDDDDGEVRGGGATAAESRVMSWHHPSSRIFRVSRTSGGKDRHSKVYTAKGLRDRRVRLSVSTAIQFYDLQDRLGYDQPSKAIEWLIKAAAAAIDELPVLDGTFPEVPKPHHPEEKPPQDEPDAEAEPGYNQQQHLSLSKSGCSSNSETSKGSVLSLSRSEIRAKARDRARERVKDKEKDRDDGHVAISHHQNVNPCLNSQTSFTELLTGGSSTNGADVATAQANSSVNRLQKQMQHLPAVTTTADYFSQAGLFPQAQKSHQLPSGFSSQAHFGNSSPMGMAPLNIAATAAGAGDHPEMQQFYFLQDHLMPASAMPPGPGDYNLNFPISPGLAGFNRGTLQSNSPSQLPHHHLQRLSSPVDGSNLPFFFSSAASAAAATSTENQFSAGFDGRLQLCYGDGYRHSDLKGKGKN